A portion of the Oxynema aestuarii AP17 genome contains these proteins:
- a CDS encoding sensor histidine kinase produces MKPSYTDLDLPGSTICYSPQERLGKNYTVLQRELNQIASLLPVEAAAIHYRNGEGFARESIRYLGNDRPDGPPQYRSALEGRLPGGDRLPRGQLSELKEPQFYPFGEYDPRTEPIADRGRSRPHSPTVYLYLFTRTPHDDEYLLLLAQLPLSAQEQNHLEQRAQFLDDYLTLSWENNQLHQERKACDRALHRGEHQIRHSLGTIALYLENLCLGLTEEAYKQQATIARQIVTDLSLHLTHLLPLEPRDRRETQLYDLREILVEQIDRLRSHWEKKHLTIAYPNTTLRLKIDRWQIQQAIENLLGNAIEFSPDRQTITWNWRVFHNEVLVTVADRGCGLSAQDLKQIFTPSYSRRQGGTGWGLNIAKSAILKHGGTIWGENLPEGGARFSFTLPISE; encoded by the coding sequence ATGAAACCCTCTTACACCGATTTAGATTTACCCGGATCTACTATCTGTTATTCCCCCCAGGAGAGATTGGGGAAAAATTACACCGTTTTACAAAGAGAACTCAACCAGATTGCCAGTCTCTTGCCCGTTGAGGCCGCCGCAATCCATTATCGAAATGGGGAAGGCTTCGCGCGCGAGTCGATTCGTTATCTTGGCAACGATCGCCCCGACGGTCCCCCCCAATATCGTTCGGCTCTAGAAGGTCGGCTCCCTGGCGGCGATCGCTTGCCTCGCGGTCAGTTGAGCGAATTAAAGGAGCCGCAATTTTATCCCTTTGGGGAGTATGACCCCCGAACGGAACCGATCGCCGATCGCGGGCGATCGCGCCCTCATTCTCCAACGGTTTATTTATATCTTTTTACTCGAACACCTCACGATGATGAGTATTTACTCTTATTAGCCCAGCTACCCCTTTCTGCACAAGAGCAGAACCACTTAGAACAACGCGCTCAATTTCTAGATGATTATTTAACTCTATCCTGGGAAAACAATCAGTTGCACCAGGAAAGGAAAGCGTGCGATCGCGCCCTCCACCGAGGAGAACATCAAATCCGACATTCCCTCGGCACCATTGCTCTTTACCTAGAAAATCTTTGCTTGGGATTGACCGAAGAAGCTTATAAACAACAAGCCACGATCGCCCGTCAAATAGTTACAGATTTAAGCCTTCACTTAACCCATCTGCTGCCTTTAGAACCCCGCGATCGTCGGGAAACTCAACTGTACGATTTGCGCGAAATCTTAGTCGAGCAAATCGACAGATTGCGATCTCACTGGGAAAAAAAACACTTAACGATCGCCTATCCCAACACGACTTTACGGTTAAAAATCGATCGCTGGCAAATTCAACAAGCCATTGAAAACTTACTCGGTAATGCCATTGAATTCAGTCCCGATCGCCAAACCATTACTTGGAACTGGCGCGTCTTTCACAATGAAGTCTTAGTCACCGTAGCCGATCGCGGCTGCGGACTGTCCGCCCAAGACCTCAAACAAATTTTCACGCCCTCTTACTCCCGCCGTCAAGGGGGTACCGGATGGGGTCTAAATATCGCTAAAAGCGCCATCTTAAAACATGGCGGGACAATTTGGGGCGAAAACCTGCCCGAAGGAGGCGCTAGATTTTCCTTTACCTTACCGATTTCTGAGTAG
- a CDS encoding response regulator, producing the protein MSTHQLISILLVDDDPIFRQGLRTLLEFYSNGKLKFNVVGEAACVDQALKLTKEQHQSLVLLDLELPHEDGISALIRFRERGYSGKILVLSAHHEDEWVFRAMQAGARGYVFKDRLANQLCEAISTVIDDRIYLDPDVATSFFRMFHFYAGRCLQAAQSLHLTEREQEVLHWLVQGASNEAIAQNLYVTVATVKAHLTSIFEKLGVTSRTQAIVKALKLGLVSA; encoded by the coding sequence ATGAGTACCCATCAGTTAATCTCGATTTTGTTGGTCGATGACGACCCAATTTTTCGTCAAGGATTGCGAACTCTTTTAGAATTCTATAGCAATGGAAAATTAAAATTTAACGTCGTCGGCGAAGCGGCTTGTGTCGATCAAGCCCTCAAATTAACCAAAGAACAACATCAATCCTTAGTCTTACTCGACTTAGAACTCCCTCACGAAGACGGGATTTCAGCCTTAATTCGCTTCCGCGAACGGGGTTATTCCGGTAAAATCTTGGTTTTGTCGGCCCATCACGAAGATGAATGGGTATTTCGCGCCATGCAGGCGGGGGCGCGCGGTTACGTCTTTAAAGACCGTTTGGCGAATCAGTTGTGCGAGGCGATTTCCACGGTAATCGACGATCGCATTTACCTCGATCCCGACGTCGCGACCAGTTTTTTTCGGATGTTCCACTTCTACGCCGGACGCTGCTTGCAAGCGGCCCAATCCCTCCACCTGACCGAACGCGAACAAGAAGTTTTACACTGGCTGGTCCAAGGGGCCTCCAACGAGGCGATCGCCCAAAACCTTTACGTGACCGTCGCCACGGTCAAAGCCCATTTAACCTCCATTTTCGAGAAACTCGGGGTCACCAGTCGCACCCAGGCGATCGTTAAAGCCCTCAAACTGGGCTTGGTGTCCGCATGA
- a CDS encoding nucleoside hydrolase: MSSLPLRKLLVDTDPGGDDAIALLWLQSLVRQGLAELVAVTTAQGNVNGSRTFTSACQLLQLGGCAGVEVARAVADPPGILPDARHIHGADGMGDLSATLPASRRDWQTAPSADDTIIDALTQSPGEITVVGLAPLSNLAAAEAKRPGILKLAKEVVLMLGAFERQGNVTPLAEFNAAYDPQAAQSVLESGANLVVLPLDVTQELIFRRQTAREMRSRAPESAIAVFVDRLCEFMTETALRYRETAGIEGFLVHDAVTVAYLFYPETLKFRRAEVRIETEGRYSAGYTFIDRRHGAKLQANAFVGCEVNRQQLLAILRDDLQQLIA; this comes from the coding sequence ATGTCCTCCCTTCCCCTCCGCAAACTACTCGTCGATACCGACCCCGGCGGCGACGATGCCATAGCCTTACTGTGGTTGCAAAGTCTGGTCCGTCAAGGACTCGCCGAACTGGTCGCCGTCACCACGGCCCAAGGCAACGTCAACGGGTCGCGAACCTTTACCAGCGCCTGTCAACTCCTGCAACTGGGCGGTTGTGCGGGGGTCGAAGTTGCCCGGGCCGTGGCCGATCCCCCTGGGATCCTCCCAGATGCCCGTCACATTCACGGCGCCGACGGGATGGGGGATCTGTCCGCCACCCTGCCTGCGTCCCGCCGGGATTGGCAAACGGCGCCGAGTGCAGACGATACAATTATCGACGCCCTCACTCAGTCGCCGGGGGAGATTACGGTTGTCGGTTTGGCGCCGTTGAGCAATTTGGCGGCGGCGGAGGCAAAACGACCGGGGATTCTCAAATTGGCTAAAGAAGTGGTGTTGATGTTGGGGGCGTTTGAACGCCAGGGCAACGTGACGCCGTTGGCGGAGTTCAATGCGGCGTATGACCCGCAAGCGGCGCAGTCCGTTTTAGAGAGTGGGGCGAATTTGGTGGTGTTGCCCCTCGACGTGACCCAGGAGTTGATTTTCCGACGGCAGACGGCCCGGGAGATGCGATCGCGGGCGCCGGAGAGTGCGATCGCCGTGTTTGTGGATCGCTTGTGCGAGTTCATGACCGAGACGGCGTTGCGTTACCGCGAAACGGCGGGGATCGAGGGCTTTTTAGTTCACGATGCGGTGACGGTCGCCTACTTGTTTTATCCGGAAACACTCAAGTTTCGGCGCGCCGAGGTGCGGATCGAGACGGAAGGGCGTTACAGTGCCGGATATACGTTTATCGACAGGCGACATGGGGCAAAATTGCAGGCGAATGCGTTTGTCGGCTGTGAAGTGAACCGACAACAGTTATTAGCGATTCTCCGGGACGATTTGCAACAACTAATCGCTTAG
- the rimI gene encoding ribosomal protein S18-alanine N-acetyltransferase encodes MAVLELQPLCENLLPAVVALDRLALGGLWTLEGYARELDSPNSDLLVLRAAPTPERPEPPPLVGLACLWSILEEAHITLLAIDPHYRRQGFGQTLLYALLDRAWKRQLEWATLEVRFSNRAALSLYQQFGFTQVGIRRGYYKETGEDARILWRSGLKQPDFPDTLAQWQSQIHDRLARSHWSLSLPDDL; translated from the coding sequence GTGGCTGTTTTAGAACTCCAACCCCTCTGTGAAAACCTCCTGCCTGCCGTGGTCGCCCTCGACCGACTCGCTTTAGGCGGGCTGTGGACCCTCGAAGGCTACGCGCGAGAACTCGACAGCCCCAACAGCGATTTATTGGTCCTGCGCGCCGCGCCGACCCCGGAGCGTCCGGAACCGCCTCCCCTGGTCGGACTCGCCTGTTTGTGGTCGATCCTCGAAGAAGCCCACATCACCTTACTGGCGATCGATCCCCACTATCGCCGTCAGGGATTCGGCCAAACCCTACTCTACGCTTTACTCGATCGCGCCTGGAAACGCCAACTGGAATGGGCTACCCTCGAAGTCCGCTTTTCCAATCGAGCCGCCTTGAGCCTCTATCAACAATTCGGCTTCACTCAAGTGGGAATCCGGCGCGGCTATTACAAAGAAACCGGGGAAGATGCCCGCATTTTGTGGCGTTCCGGCTTAAAACAACCGGATTTTCCCGACACCCTCGCCCAGTGGCAATCCCAGATCCACGATCGCCTCGCGCGATCGCACTGGTCTTTATCCCTCCCGGACGACCTTTGA
- the lysA gene encoding diaminopimelate decarboxylase: MVSTYPRAVDNCGRQYLPEAPSTGEPLSPNQSLLPLSARANESDRLEIGGCDVTMLVERFGSPLYILDEETLRTACRQYRDALTAYYPGESQVLYASKAWSCLAICAIVDREGLGVDVVTGGELYTAIRAGVSPQKIYLHGNNKSRDELKFAIAVGCTIVADNWQDLHHLAELTRDGDGSQPQRLMLRFTPGIECHTHEYIRTGHLDSKFGFDPDDLDAVFEFVKAQGNLKCIGLHAHIGSQIFELQPHRDLAGVLVDWVAKARQCGLPVEELNVGGGLGIRYTEADDPPSIDEWVKLIATSVAEACQARQVALPKLLCEPGRSLVGPACVSAYTVGAIKTIPQIRTYVSVDGGMSDNPRPITYQSSYRAAIANRLSAASDRTVTIAGKHCESGDILIGEALLPEPQPGDILVVMGTGAYNYSMASNYNRVGRPAAVLVRDGEANTILQRETYEDLIRQDRLPERLMRSGV; the protein is encoded by the coding sequence ATGGTCTCAACTTATCCCCGTGCCGTTGACAATTGCGGACGTCAGTATCTACCGGAAGCTCCTTCTACAGGTGAACCCCTTTCTCCGAATCAGTCGTTGCTGCCGTTGAGCGCCCGGGCCAACGAGAGCGATCGCCTGGAAATCGGGGGTTGTGACGTGACGATGCTCGTCGAGCGTTTTGGGTCGCCATTGTACATTCTCGACGAAGAGACATTACGAACCGCCTGCCGTCAGTATCGCGACGCCCTCACCGCTTATTATCCCGGAGAATCCCAGGTGTTGTATGCGTCGAAAGCCTGGAGTTGTTTGGCGATTTGCGCGATCGTCGATCGCGAAGGACTCGGGGTGGACGTAGTGACCGGAGGCGAACTCTACACCGCGATCCGTGCGGGAGTCAGCCCGCAGAAGATTTATTTGCACGGCAACAACAAATCCCGAGACGAACTCAAATTTGCGATCGCCGTCGGCTGCACCATCGTCGCCGACAACTGGCAAGACTTGCACCACCTGGCCGAGTTGACCCGCGACGGGGACGGGAGCCAACCCCAGCGTCTGATGTTGCGGTTTACCCCCGGGATTGAATGTCACACCCACGAGTACATCCGCACCGGACATCTCGACAGCAAGTTCGGCTTCGATCCCGACGATCTCGACGCGGTGTTCGAGTTTGTCAAAGCTCAAGGGAACCTCAAGTGTATCGGCTTGCACGCCCATATCGGCTCCCAGATTTTTGAATTGCAACCCCATCGAGATTTGGCCGGGGTGTTGGTGGATTGGGTGGCCAAAGCGCGCCAGTGCGGCTTACCCGTGGAAGAACTCAACGTCGGTGGCGGCTTGGGAATTCGCTACACCGAAGCCGACGATCCGCCGAGTATTGACGAGTGGGTGAAATTGATTGCAACCAGCGTCGCCGAAGCCTGTCAGGCGCGACAGGTGGCCTTGCCGAAACTGTTGTGCGAACCGGGGCGATCGCTCGTCGGCCCGGCTTGCGTGAGTGCCTATACCGTCGGGGCGATCAAGACGATCCCGCAGATCCGCACCTACGTGTCCGTCGATGGCGGGATGTCCGACAATCCCCGTCCGATTACCTATCAATCGTCCTATCGCGCCGCGATCGCCAATCGGCTCTCCGCCGCCAGCGATCGGACTGTTACCATAGCGGGTAAGCACTGCGAGTCCGGCGATATCTTGATTGGCGAAGCCTTGCTTCCCGAACCTCAACCCGGCGATATTCTCGTGGTCATGGGAACGGGCGCCTACAATTACAGCATGGCCTCGAACTACAATCGGGTAGGCCGTCCGGCAGCCGTTTTAGTCCGCGATGGCGAAGCCAATACGATCTTGCAGCGCGAGACTTACGAAGACTTAATTCGACAAGATCGGCTCCCCGAACGCTTGATGCGCTCCGGCGTGTAA
- the cdaA gene encoding diadenylate cyclase CdaA — MSEHMGYLWNQLPIDPSWIQSLLLRLGEIWKQWLKDPIDIILVLALSYMVLAIIGERRTLWMVRGFILLMVAAALSATLELNLLKFVLNNLVIGSAVAMAVILQSEFRRFLEQLGKGDFKLLFQPYRQTIPKPDSTIDEIVDAVKELSQNRTGALMILETSGPIDERDFSVPGVKLNAEVSKELLQSIFQTSTLLHDGALLIRASRIVAAGVILPLSERSASRQLGTRHRAAMGITERVENCICVVVSEETGSISLAERGVLNRPLTSSKLKELLQSRFSQTVEREPVAPDLRTLSRKLGTRGAALISRLLRLPSSASREKK, encoded by the coding sequence ATGAGCGAGCACATGGGATATTTGTGGAACCAATTGCCGATCGACCCAAGCTGGATTCAATCCTTGTTGCTTCGCCTCGGGGAAATTTGGAAACAATGGCTCAAAGATCCGATCGATATCATTCTCGTGCTGGCGCTCAGTTATATGGTATTGGCGATCATCGGCGAGCGGCGGACGTTGTGGATGGTGCGCGGGTTTATCCTGTTAATGGTGGCGGCAGCGCTGAGCGCGACTCTAGAGCTCAATTTACTCAAGTTTGTTTTGAATAATTTGGTGATCGGCTCCGCCGTGGCGATGGCGGTGATTTTGCAATCCGAATTTCGTCGGTTTCTCGAACAGTTGGGTAAAGGAGATTTTAAGCTGCTGTTTCAACCGTACCGACAGACGATTCCCAAACCGGACAGCACGATCGATGAAATTGTCGATGCGGTGAAGGAACTTTCGCAAAACCGCACGGGAGCACTGATGATTTTAGAAACGAGCGGGCCGATTGACGAGCGAGATTTTTCCGTTCCCGGGGTTAAATTGAATGCGGAAGTGTCTAAGGAGTTGTTGCAGTCTATCTTTCAAACGTCTACGCTGTTGCATGACGGAGCGCTGTTGATTCGAGCGTCTCGAATTGTGGCGGCAGGGGTGATTTTACCTTTGTCGGAACGGAGCGCTTCGCGGCAACTGGGAACGCGGCACCGAGCGGCGATGGGCATTACCGAACGGGTTGAAAATTGTATATGTGTCGTTGTTTCTGAAGAAACCGGATCGATTTCTTTGGCGGAACGGGGCGTCCTGAATCGACCCCTAACGAGCAGTAAACTCAAAGAACTACTGCAATCTCGATTCTCGCAAACGGTGGAGCGAGAACCCGTTGCACCGGACCTGCGAACGCTCAGTCGCAAACTGGGTACTCGGGGTGCGGCACTGATTTCTCGTTTGCTCCGTCTTCCATCATCGGCTTCCCGAGAGAAAAAATGA